The following is a genomic window from Hyperolius riggenbachi isolate aHypRig1 chromosome 4, aHypRig1.pri, whole genome shotgun sequence.
gtgtgaacgagccctatgggctcatttccactagctATAAACAGCAGTTAGAGATTTGGCCACGGCACTCACAaacactaatgctacgtacacacatgcgacagcgatcgttcgttgaggacgacgaacgaacttttaattgatgaaagaacgacctaagtaaagttagttttaaaaggtgtgtaacgatctgatcgttagaacgaacgttacatcacgtaaagcaactattgcgcctgcgcataaaatgagaagtttcacggagaaattgtgaaatgcgcatgtcaagcctagtacgaacgatcgtttccaacgatgtactacttttgcaaacgatcgtcgttggttaaaatccgccaggacagaactttcttttgtagcgatttggctcgttcgtcgtttgccttaatagtcggtggttcgttttttgtaacgatcgtcgttggtaaagatcgggaaacgatcgttacaaacgactataatcGCATGTGTGAACGCACCTCTAGCTATGCCAAGCATGACTATAGGGGGATTCAGGTGCATGCTGCAGGACACTTTAGAAAGCAAGCAATTGGCTGAATAGGCAAAGTGAAAGCAAGCCATCGGCTGAATAGGCAAAGTTTCCCCATGCAGCTCACAACGGGAAACACTGGATTCAGAATTAAATGGAAATGGGTcccaactcttgctgtactggaaaaacaAGAGAggactggttcactttaaagtcttgAACACTTACCACCAATCTTGTACACATCCTGCAGAGGCAGACGGAGAGCCTTATCAGTAGGGCGGCTTGGTGgcaaaatgcagtcaagagcTTCAAGGAGAGTGGTTCCACTGCCCTTTCCTTCTTTGCGGGTGATGCTCCATCCCTTGAACCATGGCATCTGCAGAAGGAAAAAAACTGTTTAGACAAAGAACTTGCACACCTATGCGTACACACACTCCTTTGTACTATGGAAACAaccccccctccaccaccacaAACTTACGTTGGCACTAGGTTCAAGCATGTTGTCACCATTCCAACCAGAGATGGGTACAAAGGCAACGGCATCTGGGTTGTAACCAATCTTCTTGATGTAAGTGCTGACTTCTTTTACAATTTCCTCGTATCTCTTCTGGCTGTATGGTGGTTCAGTTGAATCCATTTTGTTGACTCCAACAATAAGCTGCTTGACACCTAAGGTGTAGGCCAGAAGAGCATGCTCACGAGTTTGTCCATTCTTTGAGATACCAGCCTCAAACTCACCAACGCCAGCAGCAACAATAAGTACGGCGCAGTCAGCCTacaaacaaagcacacaggatGAGTTAGTTATCCAACAAGTACAATAttaaatccccccccctttttttttactggagGCCATAACCACGATACTGATGGGAGGCATTAATACCTATGATGCGGATATTAAAACCCATGACACAAATGCATCTGCTCCAAATGAGAACGAAGAAAGAGAAACCATAGTGGAAAGTGAACTAGTCTGTTCCTATCAGGCAGTTTTGATCTGTCACAAGTGGGAATTGAGCGTTACTTATTCTGCTTCTAAATAATTTCTATTTTACATTCAAACTTCATGTAGGACTTTACGCAGCTTGAAGTTTGACCAGTCACAACCCTTTGATTGTAATCAATTCCCATCTGAATACAAGTAGcagtttgcatctcattggccaaccTCTGCTTGTGacacctaagggcccattcatactTAAGTGGGAATTTCACGATTCCTGCTAATCTCAAGccactagcggtttttaaaaacgatTTTACTATTgtagcctatggcagtgttttcACTGCCACGATCGTGGGAGTTTTGAAATTTAATGGCAAacatgttacctgcagcattttgtcaGCGATTGCAATTATGTATAGAACCACTAATCACGAGTGCTCCAAAAACGCAAAATTTGTCCAGCACTTttcgcaagaaaaaaaaaaaaacctgtggaaAACGCTAACCTCTagcattttaggtgtgaatgggccattaggggggggggggttcctcatTTACAGCTCACAGGGAGGAATCCCATCCCAACTAGCTTTTGTATTGCAGTCTGGCTTGGTTGACATTACCCCCAAACATAGGCAAGCAGACCAGAAGTATCCATTCCCACTGTAAAACCTTACAGAAGCTCTTTCTAGCATTTTTGAAAAATAGGTTATAATATAACCATCCCAGCTTGAAAACAGATCAAATATAGCAGCAGACATTGACTGGTCATGTTACATATAAATAGCATAAATTATGCATCAAGTTCCTTGCGATATCAAGTAAGACATTGTAAGCTTCTGCCTAAACACTAAtggtgtccatacatggtacaatttttttcatccaatcttaccatttttatgtactataagggtaaattaagtgaatatactgaaaggataagttAGGCAGTTCCCTTGTATTACATAGAaagggtaagattggatgaaaaacaaataaaaaaaataacatgcatGGGCACCATAAGGCTGCCTTCACTGACTTGTTTCTTTGAACAATACAATATCATGGCAAATACAATACTGGCATAATTTTCAGGAACTATATTCTCATCTAAGGCAtgatgttaccccccccccccccccccaacgcaaTCCTGCTTTGCAATGCCCGATGCACAACTAGCCCATGACAGTGAAACATAGAAGTTTATTTACCTGAGAAGTACCAGTAATCATGTTCTTGATGAaatctctgtgtccaggagcatCAATGATTGTGACATAGTACCTGCTGGTCTCAAATTTCCACAGGGAGATGTCAATGGTAATACCACGTTCACGCTCAGCCTTCAGTTTGTCCAAGACCCAGGCGTATTTGAAGGAGCCCTTTCCCATCTGTTGGAAGAGATAGAACCAATATTACTTTACTGTCCACTACATCAGTCTGCGAATACAGTTATAGCTGGCAGTGTATAACAGGAGCTGCTACATTCCTTTGGCAACCTACAGCTACTAACTGAAGATGATGCCATGAAATGACTACTAGCATATCAACTATTATTTATATCAGTCAACTTTAAAATTAGACCAATACTTTACACCTTATGATGGCATGTGGCACAATAAGCTTTAAATCAGAATCTATTGGCACAATAGCTgaaactctttaaagggaacctgaagtgagagggatgaggGCTGAGAAATTTCTTTAATACAAATTACCTGCCAGTCATGCTAAACGTCAGCCTCGAATACATttaacaagaagttttaaatcaggaggataccatttattggctgacttagaaataagtaagcttttggccaatacatttagccatagacattGATCAAGCATGCAAAATCAGGCATGTCAGACAAAATTATGATGATAACTAGGTCAGTGCACCTAAAGGGCCAAACACAACGTTGCAGATATCCTCCTCGCCCCCTAAAGCCCTGctcgacaggaagtacatcactgggattccctccACCATGGTCAGTCCCTGAATCGCCCACTGACTTACATGCAACCTGCCGACAAAGCCCAACAGTAACGCTTCAGGCTCCCTTTAGAAGAGGCAAAACTTAAAAAGTTTGACCAGAAAAGACTAAAAAGGAAAATTGCATTGCACCCAAGACTTTCAAATAGAGGAATACTGCTTGGCGCAAAGTGTAATTACTCCAGAGCAAGAATTACAGTAGACAACCAGATCATGGCATCAATCAGCACCCCTGATCTGGCCAAgttcacaaaaaaacaaacaaaaaaaccctgtaTATTTTagttaaatacattttatcagcATACAATTGTTACAAGGTCTAACACGTCTATTGTGTACTTGTTTCTgctattgtacagcaccacaaaaAAGGACCCTAACATTAAAATATTTCCACTTCACATCCCTGGTGCAAAATTAGAGTAGAGGCAGGTCCCCTTTGCAAAGGAAGGGAGCACACTTAAAATGTCACACAGAAACTAAACTCACCTCAGCAGCTTCCTTCTCGAACTTTTCAATGGTACGCTTATCAATACCACCACATTTGTAGATAAGATGTCCAGTTGTTGTGGACTTTCCAGAATCTACGTGTCCGATGACAACGATGTTGATGTGAGTCTTTTCCTTTCCCATTGTGGAGTTTTAGATGTTAGCGATGGACACCTTAACAGTAAAAAAGAAAACGAAAAATAAGTTCTCTTCCAACACAGGCACtgtatattataaaaaaataaaataaagcttgAGCAAGTCGAGGTTCCAGCGGGGAGCTGGCTAATGATTGAACAGTCACGTGGCTGAGCAGTGTGAGCGGCCGGTGGTCACAGTGGGGAGAGGAGGAATAGCAGCTGAGGCAGGCCAGAGGCCGGGACTGAACCCTCCACACCCATACTGCCGCCATGTGATGCGGCTGCTCTATTGTCTCAGCTCTGACTCATCAGCCGCCTCCATCTTGTGGGAGAGGAAAGGCCGAGCAGCCATTTTTACATTGTACACGCTGACTCCTCTCCGCGGTCACCAGAGTAAGGATCACAGGCAGCGAGCGCCGGGCTCTCCCCGCACTGCCCACACGAGACCAGCACACGATCCAGCCGTGCGAAGGATGGCCGACCTACCCGCCCTGCGATCACTTCTACCCACCCCAATCACACAGAACCGGCACACAGCCCACACGGGACCCGCATCCCCGTCAGGATAACACCTCACAGGCTGCCCGGGACCAGCACACCCCACACAGCCGGCACTCGCTCCCCAGGCAGAATATCGCCATTCTGTTAGTAATAGGATAAAATATTCAGTCCACAGCATAGAAGAGGTCAGGCTGCCCCAATAGGGCGGATCCACAGGCCCGGATGGCTCTCTGTGGCGATGATGCCGGGTGGATGGCTTGTAGGCCGCAGTCTCGACACGTCCACACAGGAGCCGCCATCCGGCCGCTGGACACCGCCAGCGCAATATCCCGGGACGCCGGCCTAGCCATCGGCGCGCTCTATTACTACTGCCGAATCATCCAATCCACAGGCCCGAGCCGCCCGAAACCGCCACTCGCTTACCTTGTAAATCCGCCGCAGACCCGGTGAGGAAGAGATAGAAGGCGACGAGTGCGTGCCTTATATAGCGGATAGGGCGGGGACTGGCTGTGATGTCAGAATGCCCACAATTCCTCCgaaaagggggtggggtagatgtgctggctgcttgctcggcgggtgggggaagggaggcgTGTGAATGGATGATACCGGCAGCGGCTGACTATAGCAGCGGCTCACAGCGGGGGAGGGAGCCGCTATGTGGCGGCCACGCGTGTAACTCTCACATTACGTATATATCAGTACCGGAATAGCCCGAGCACGTACCGGGTGGGTGCCGTGTGAATGGCGTGCACACGGGAGCTGTGAGGCGGCTACTCCACGCATGGATAGAGGGCCAGCTGGGAATTATTTCTGAAGGCTCTAATATCACGTACCGGCACACAATGGATGTCTTTCCGTAGGCTCGGCAGGGCTGCTTGTTATGCATTACGGTATCTAGTATAGTAGCTGGCTGTAGTGTGGTAGGTTAAAGTATCAAATACAGTGTTGCGGCCTTCTCTAGGCCATAAACTTGACCTAGCGCTTGGCTTGCACATCTACCCGACTCTGCTCGACCTCTGCCGGTTACACACAGTTTCTACCAAGTTGTAGGCCTCACTACAACTCTGAAATGGCCCTGATGTTATTCATACTCTTTATTATAGAGTCCTTTAAGTAAATCACAGTCCTGCCATAATCCAAGCTTTCACTTCCTTGCCAGTCACTGTTGtttaatatacatattgttaGCAATGCCAACAGTTGAAAGTTTTTAGGTGATCACCAAGATCAAGGTCCTGGTTGTTTCGTATAACACCTGTAGGGACAAATGTTatttctttagattttttttttgggagtgtCAGAATGGATGCTATGGTTAGGTTACAGTGaagtacagtagaatcttgttataataaacctttggctatagtaaactcagttttCAGGTCCCGGCAAATATCTGTTTATATAATGAATGACTAATTATTGATGATGTAGTTTCTGGTTTAGTAAACCACTCTTTCTGGTCCATTGGAGTATACctaaaagggattctactgtatacaaATAAAAGTAATTCTATTGCTTTCACACCAGCAGTAGAaaagtgcaacccccccccccaaaaaaaaaaaaataaaatggccaTGCTCAGATGTAACGTTGCGGTCTTTTGCCACTGTGTAACCCCACCTCAAGTAAAAAACACACCTTGGCTGCACTTTGATAATTACATATGAAAGGCACTCGAGGAGCTGAAATGCCTGACAAGTGTGTAGTTTAGCCTCCCATGTTGAAAAATTGTTACTTACAACAGTCATTGAAAGTGCGATTTTGGGCTAGGCTAGGCATACAGTAATATGGCAAGACTTATGAGGCCTGAGAGGCGCCAGCCTCTGAacgcagctacctatactggaagggctgCTTAATTCTGGGGACAcattagctacttatactggggggtatTAAATGCTGGGGACACATCAGCTACTCATACTGGGGTGGGCAAAATACCTActgttttaccccccccccccccccaattcacttgtttttctgcatgagGAAGAAGTTTGGTTATTTCGATGtgatgcagccaccagggggagctcttcagtATGCCAGAATACtgattttcacatctaaaggtATGCAAAAAAGCCCTTAaaatcggagcagtgcttttcagcgctgctagatttgggcgcagccggcgcctccatagactacaatagggatcattcctattgaagcgctcagtgagtaacgtcggctccatcagaagacgtagccgaggttgcttaaaaacataataattcggcctccagcaatcgctggaagccgaattatttcattcccccactatccatggcggcctggagggggaatggtaattaaattggcccagacttgtgcagaagcaggatcagccatataccgctgtatcctgcgcccaagtctaccggtgccgatttcaaatgtactccgtaAAATTGTCACCTTCCTCTGCTCTGATACAGTGAAAGACCCACCCAATACCTCATGGCATCAAATTAGcttagaagcagggctgtgtggctctccccatTGGCTGCttggctctccccaaaggctgtctgtcaaatgtAATGCACTGAGACAGCATGGAGAAAGCAAGTTATTGGCTGttatgagctggagaaaaatactgaacacttttgcccTGTAAACTGAATGTGGAAAGCTTTGTGCATTGCagttgacatttcttgaggtaatTACTGCACAAGTCAGGGATATTCATTTTCTGTGCGATAAtcagtttagtgaattgtaattatGGAAAGTGATCGGTAAAaatgagctgttttcagcattgtcGAATGTGATAATGCTTTGTGATTAGAGCACAAAGCGTTGtagttggccaaatagtgtgaatatagtttactacaacctattggaaacctactTGTTTGAGAGGGTGCCGTCCATCCAAACACATTAGCTAAATTTCCCTATGTGATTTCCTGCTGTGCCTCTTCAACCACTGAAGGAcggaggtgattgaaatctatgccctgttttgatcccCCAATACCTGTCAGGGTGTGATTTCACTTTGCCGCTGCACTTTCCAGACGATCTCCCTGGCGCAgatcactcgccctgctgtctctatgatggcagggcCCTGTgacccggtcaggagccgatttcattgtctcctgaccctgtcaatcaatgtaagcaactcccactgGCTTACATTGATTACACCTGTCAGGAGCCaacgaaagcggctcctgactggctcccagagctctgccgtcattagAGATGTCA
Proteins encoded in this region:
- the EEF1A1 gene encoding elongation factor 1-alpha 1 produces the protein MGKEKTHINIVVIGHVDSGKSTTTGHLIYKCGGIDKRTIEKFEKEAAEMGKGSFKYAWVLDKLKAERERGITIDISLWKFETSRYYVTIIDAPGHRDFIKNMITGTSQADCAVLIVAAGVGEFEAGISKNGQTREHALLAYTLGVKQLIVGVNKMDSTEPPYSQKRYEEIVKEVSTYIKKIGYNPDAVAFVPISGWNGDNMLEPSANMPWFKGWSITRKEGKGSGTTLLEALDCILPPSRPTDKALRLPLQDVYKIGGIGTVPVGRVETGVLKPGMVVTFAPVNVTTEVKSVEMHHEALSEALPGDNVGFNVKNVSVKDIRRGNVAGDSKNDPPLEAGGFTAQVIILNHPGQISAGYAPVLDCHTAHIACKFAELKEKIDRRSGKKLEENPKSLKSGDAAIVEMVPGKPMCVESFSDYPPLGRFAVRDMRQTVAVGVIKAVEKKAAGAGKVTKSAQKAAKTK